The Salvia miltiorrhiza cultivar Shanhuang (shh) chromosome 1, IMPLAD_Smil_shh, whole genome shotgun sequence genome has a window encoding:
- the LOC131007085 gene encoding DDT domain-containing protein PTM-like isoform X1, which yields MDYVGRRVKKEFKGHGTFFGLVKAYDAATGFFKIVYDDGDSEELELTEVSLLSMSAEPPPPQPSGSSAGRLGRKPKKRRRIGVTGKDDDNSTDGAISYSLVDRDGDSGAFDLNLTERLDLNDDAVNCLRDDGDGGNVHGDGTKLHGLDLNEGVNLELDEGLHLNKESIKDDSLERNKMIDLNLDVNEGFEKLSDEREGRCFDLNLQLMEDEVRILEGCDARLGVGENGCSRENMQMKEELVEDDAVGVLENADGDKVDPVVHIDKKEDSQLKNCADVVDNGVVNIENVAPLAAQVKRRGRKKKNASDNSIEVATQLDIETGNMNLELERRDETPSKNVSDLVDCDNGVSETVLRGRRGRKKRELPNNEVTLTTPETGLRRSSRRAKRAALSDVDQVFNETELVGINQQFSSPAISNVSQERVTVTARASFSDHVALPPKVKLPPPSCDMDLIGVSLFHLVSVYTFLRSFSTLLFLSPFKLDDFVASVKSSDSSLLFDFIHVSLLKTLRKHLETLAAEGVVSASDCLRSLNWDFLDLITWPMYVVEYLLLHSPGCIPGLDLCQLKFFQNDYYKMPISAKVEILQHLCDDVIETEAFKLELNRRILATDRQTDLDRNMKLESSRKRKSIVDVASTSCITGDDAEEPADWNSDECCLCKMDGNLICCDGCPAAFHSRCVGVVSSMLPEGDWYCPECVIERDKPWMKVSKSTRGAELLGIDPYGRLYYSSCGYLLVLESCNDEYMFGAYDRNDLTALIEALESSPFIYDKLINAICKNWNVSRGSCGTKNDLDTRSCSIQSAFPENGQIPDMLLVPSEAIIRKDTCSKKRSDEKSMVTIYSSNEELLNAERVTALLETGNNGSKMENHLASSEGSAEVSQTSMKTDNPKESVLECTKRCFDTSDCCDIPEKLEKEKNIRSKSSSHKPYSINSKVEVHYGTNYMNCYEFARTASAFYEEYSRKSSDKTSGDAPRSIEEVLAGQLKIVSNRSVEFSWSNIQNSNMTSRKERCGWCLYCRVTEEERECLFSMNDSIPAVEKFSSEALGIQSQKNVKNHLIDVMCHIICMEDHLQGLLLGPWLNPDYSMLWHASVCGATDIALLKKLLLKLESNLHHLALSADWRKHVDSVATVGSATHIISSSARASSKHGISRKRAKSSDVSGPSSNAATGLSLFWWRGGRGSRTLFNWKVLPHSLASKAARQGGRRKIPGILYPDSGEYAKRTKYDSWRAAVETSRSVEQLALQVRELDANIRWDDIGNNKLLLKIEMDSKKPVRSFKKVIVRRKCSEGAAVRYLLDFGKRRFIPDVVVKHGSKPEDSSNEKKRYWLEESHVPLHLVKAFEEKRIARKSNTMKSGKFSESSGVMKKPLKEKGFSYLFSRAERLDYYQCVHCKKDVLIREAVSCQHCKGFFHKRHVRKSAGYITTQCKYTCHKCQDLKFVKTDARKGKSESTKLKNASKSVKLIRSGRGRKKGKAKLLVNSKSKKGVPFVVPLRRSARNAERIAKLPVQNSKVKKRKRGRKPKSDKYKSKKPKNNSCKKQRTPVTSSYWLNGLRLSRKPGDERHLRNRKLLVLSGEVDCILNKTKCSLCREVEHNSKLNYVGCEICGDWFHGDALDLGADKIENVIGFRCHMCLNKTPPVCPRHSPAESSKTELFSENNAKTECTGEGPYCLANPEDGLDYQKSHLDDKSIDTLSTVNMEKQLQGSVPESHLKDLEMAEKIFLGNDPIELGGAKKNVLNTLETVSIFPNSDMVKEAERQTTTRDLVENGIPIILRNSEIFLSGRYCIFVIVFLLSFLHNAHSF from the exons ATGGACTATGTGGGCAGACGGGTGAAGAAGGAGTTCAAAGGGCACGGGACGTTCTTCGGTTTGGTAAAGGCATACGACGCGGCGACTGGGTTTTTCAAGATCGTATACGACGACGGAGATTCCGAGGAATTGGAGTTGACGGAAGTCTCTTTACTCTCGATGTCCGCCGAGCCTCCGCCGCCGCAGCCGTCGGGATCGTCTGCTGGGAGGCTGGGGCGCAAGCCGAAGAAGCGACGGCGCATTGGTGTAACAGGTAAAGATGATGATAATTCAACAGATGGGGCAATTTCTTACAGTTTAGTAGATAGAGATGGGGACTCTGGGGCATTTGACTTGAATTTGACTGAAAGACTAGATTTGAATGATGATGCCGTTAATTGTTTGCGTGATGATGGTGATGGGGGTAATGTGCATGGTGATGGGACTAAACTGCATGGCTTAGATTTGAATGAGGGGGTGAATTTAGAGCTGGACGAGGGGTTACACCTGAATAAGGAGAGTATTAAAGATGACTCcctggaaagaaataaaatgatTGATTTGAATTTGGATGTAAATGAGGGTTTTGAGAAATTGAGTGATGAGAGAGAAGGGCGATGCTTTGACCTGAATTTACAACTAATGGAGGATGAGGTGAGAATTTTGGAAGGTTGTGATGCACGACTGGGAGTGGGTGAAAATGGTTGTTCTAGAGAAAATATGCAGATGAAGGAAGAGTTGGTGGAGGATGATGCCGTGGGAGTTTTAGAGAATGCAGATGGAGATAAGGTGGATCCTGTAGttcacatagacaagaaagaaGATAGCCAATTGAAGAACTGTGCCGATGTGGTTGATAATGGTGTGGTTAATATTGAGAATGTGGCTCCATTAGCTGCGCAAGTCAAGAGAAGGggtagaaagaaaaaaaatgcatcAGATAACAGTATTGAAGTGGCCACACAATTGGATATTGAAACAGGGAATATGAACTTAGAGTTGGAAAGAAGAGATGAAACCCCATCGAAAAATGTCAGTGATTTAGTCGATTGTGATAATGGAGTCTCAGAAACAGTATTGAGAGGGAGAAGAGGTAGGAAGAAAAGAGAGTTACCGAATAATGAAGTTACCTTGACAACTCCTGAGACTGGATTGAGAAGGAGCAGTCGTAGAGCAAAAAGAGCTGCTTTATCTGATGTAGACCAAGTATTTAACGAAACAGAGTTGGTTGGCATCAATCAACAGTTCTCTTCTCCAGCCATAAGCAATGTGTCTCAAGAAAGGGTTACGGTGACAGCTCGAGCAAGTTTTTCCGATCATGTTGCTCTTCCACCCAAGGTGAAGTTGCCACCACCTTCTTGCGACATGGACTTAATTGGAGTTTCGCTGTTTCATTTGGTTTCTGTTTATACGTTTCTGAGGTCATTTAGTACTTTGTTATTTCTAAGCCCCTTCAAGCTGGATGATTTTGTAGCCTCTGTTAAATCTAGTGATTCATCATTATTGTTCGACTTCATTCATGTTTCTCTTCTAAAAACATTACGGAAACATTTGGAGACCCTGGCAGCTGAAGGCGTTGTCTCTGCATCTGATTGTTTGAG GTCGCTTAATTGGGATTTTCTTGACTTGATTACATGGCCAATGTATGTTGTTGAGTATCTGTTGTTGCACAGTCCTGGTTGTATTCCTGGTTTAGATCTTTGTCAACTAAAGTTTTTTCAGAATGACTATTACAAAATGCCGATCTCAGCAAAGGTTGAGATCCTGCAGCATCTCTGTGATGATGTAATTGAAACGGAGGCCTTTAAGTTGGAGCTGAACAGAAGGATTCTTGCAACAGATAGGCAAACAGATTTGGACCGAAATATGAAACTTGAGAGCAGCAGAAAAAGAAAGAGCATAGTTGATGTTGCTAGCACTTCCTGCATTACAGGAGATGATGCTGAGGAACCTGCAGATTGGAACAGTGATGAATGCTGTCTGTGTAAGATGGATGGGAACTTGATATGCTGTGATGGTTGCCCTGCAGCATTCCATTCAAGGTGTGTAGGGGTTGTCAGCAGCATGTTGCCTGAGGGTGATTGGTATTGCCCTGAATGTGTGATTGAAAGGGATAAGCCTTGGATGAAAGTGAGTAAGTCAACTCGAGGGGCAGAACTGTTGGGGATTGATCCCTATGGACGACTGTACTATAGCAGCTGTGGTTACCTATTGGT GTTAGAGTCATGCAATGATGAATACATGTTTGGTGCCTACGATAGAAATGACTTAACTGCACTGATTGAAGCCCTAGAGTCGTCGCCATTCATCTACGACAAATTGATTAATGCTATCTGTAAGAATTGGAATGTAAGTCGTGGAAGTTGTGGTACCAAAAATGATTTGGACACTCGATCTTGCTCTATACAGTCAGCTTTTCCTGAAAACGGGCAAATACCAGATATGCTTTTAGTACCTTCAGAAGCCATTATCAGGAAAGATACATGTTCTAAAAAAAGGTCAGATGAAAAGTCTATGGTGACTATTTATTCCAGTAATGAAGAACTTCTAAATGCTGAGCGTGTTACAGCATTGCTGGAGACTGGCAACAATGGATCGAAGATGGAAAATCATTTAGCAAGTTCTGAAGGATCAGCTGAAGTCTCTCAGACTTCAATGAAGACCGATAACCCAAAGGAAAGTGTGCTAGAGTGTACAAAAAGATGCTTTGATACTTCAGATTGTTGTGATATTCCAGAGAAACTTGAAAAAGAGAAGAATATTCGTTCTAAAAGTTCTAGCCATAAACCGTATTCCATAAACTCTAAAGTAGAAGTGCATTATGGGACAAATTATATGAACTGCTATGAGTTTGCTCGTACAGCTTCAGCTTTTTACGAAGAATATTCTCGTAAATCATCAGATAAGACCTCTGGTGATGCCCCAAGATCTATTGAAGAAGTTTTAGCTGGACAACTGAAGATTGTATCAAATAGATCTGTTGAATTTTCTTGGTCAAATATCCAAAATTCAAACATGACCTCAAGGAAAGAAAGGTGTGGATGGTGCCTCTATTGCAGGGTTACTGAAGAAGAAAGGGAGTGCTTATTTTCTATGAATGATAGTATTCCAGCAGTAGAGAAATTTTCGTCCGAAGCTTTAGGAATCCAGTCACAAAAAAATGTGAAGAACCATCTGATTGATGTCATGTGCCACATTATATGCATGGAAGATCATCTGCAGGGACTTCTGTTGGGCCCATGGTTAAATCCAGACTATTCCATGCTTTGGCATGCCAGTGTTTGTGGAGCAACTGATATTGCTTTGTTGAAAAAGTTGCTGCTCAAG CTAGAGTCAAATTTGCATCATCTAGCACTATCTGCTGACTGGAGAAAGCATGTCGATTCTGTTGCTACGGTTGGCTCTGCTACTCATATTATCAGCAGTTCTGCACGAGCATCATCAAAACACGGAATTAGCAGGAAAAGAGCCAAGTCTTCTGATGTGAGCGGACCATCTTCAAATGCTGCAACTGGTCTTAGTTTATTCTGGTGGAGGGGTGGAAGGGGCTCACGCACACTCTTCAATTGGAAGGTTTTGCCTCACTCTTTGGCTTCCAAAGCTGCCCGACAAG GTGGACGCAGGAAGATACCTGGCATACTGTATCCTGACAGTGGAGAGTATGCTAAGAGAACTAAATACGATTCCTGGAGAGCTGCTGTTGAGACCTCAAGAAGTGTGGAACAGCTTGCTCTGCAG GTTAGGGAGCTGGATGCTAATATTCGATGGGATGATATTGGAAATAACAAGCTTCTCTTGAAAATAGAGATGGACTCAAAAAAACCTGTCAGGTCATTTAAGAAGGTTATAGTTCGTAGGAAGTGTTCTGAGGGAGCTGCGGTCAGGTACCTTCTGGATTTTGGCAAAAGAAGGTTCATTCCTGATGTTGTTGTCAAACATGGATCCAAGCCTGAAGATTCCTCGAATGAGAAGAAAAGATATTGGCTTGAAGAGTCTCATGTTCCATTGCACCTCGTGAAAGCTTTCGAGGAGAAAAGAATTGCTCGCAAGTCCAATACCATGAAGTCTGGAAAATTTAGTGAGAGCAGTGGAGTAATGAAGAAGCCCTTAAAGGAAAAAGGATTTTCTTATCTTTTCTCAAGAGCAGAAAGATTGGACTATTATCAGTGTGTGCATTGTAAAAAAGATGTGCTGATCAG GGAAGCAGTGAGCTGCCAGCATTGCAAAG GCTTTTTCCATAAACGACATGTTCGGAAATCTGCTGGATATATCACTACTCAGTGTAAATATACTTGCCATAAATGTCAGGATCTGAAGTTTGTGAAAACTGATGCAAGGAAGGGGAAATCTGAGTCCACAAAACTTAAGAATGCATCAAAAAGTGTAAAACTGATACGCTCAGGGAGAGGGAGAAAAAAGGGGAAAGCTAAGCTACTAGTGAATTCTAAAAGCAAAAAAGGTGTTCCTTTTGTTGTTCCTTTGCGTCGTTCGGCTAGGAATGCTGAACGTATTGCAAAACTTCCAGTGCAGAACAGTAaggtaaaaaaaagaaaaaggggaagaaaGCCTAAATCGGACAAGTACAAGTCTAAGAAGCCCAAGAACAATAGTTGCAAGAAACAGAGGACGCCTGTTACGAGCAGTTATTGGTTGAACGGTCTACGACTCTCAAGAAAGCCTGGTGATGAAAGGCATCTCAGGAATAGGAAGCTTCTTGTCCTTTCAGGTGAGGTAGATTGCATCCTCAATAAGACTAAATGCAGCCTGTGCCGCGAAGTGGAACATAATTCTAAACTGAATTATGTGGGTTGTGAAATTTGTGGAG ATTGGTTTCATGGAGATGCTCTGGATCTTGGAGCTGATAAAATTGAAAACGTTATTGGCTTTAGATGCCACATGTGTCTCAATAAGACGCCTCCTGTCTGCCCTCGTCATAGTCCAGCTGAAAGCAGCAAGACAGAACTGTTTTCAGAAAATAATGCCAAAACTGAATGCACCGGGGAAGGTCCTTATTGTTTGGCCAACCCTGAGGATGGATTAGACTATCAAAAGTCTCATTTAGATGATAAATCCATTGATACACTTTCAACTGTTAATATGGAGAAGCAGTTGCAAGGATCCGTGCCTGAGTCACACCTGAAAGACTTAGAGATGGCCGAGAAGATTTTTTTAGGGAATGATCCTATTGAACTTGGCGGAGCGAAAAAAAATGTGTTGAATACTCTTGAAACTGTATCTATCTTTCCTAACTCTGACATGGTCAAGGAAGCTGAACGTCAAACTACAACGCGTGACCTTGTGGAGAATG GTATTCCCATTATTCTGAGAAATAGTGAAATATTCTTATCTGGAAGATATTGCATTTTTGTGATAGTGTTCTTGCTTAGCTTTCTGCATAATGCTCATTCCTTTTAG